A part of Neovison vison isolate M4711 chromosome 8, ASM_NN_V1, whole genome shotgun sequence genomic DNA contains:
- the LOC122915554 gene encoding antileukoproteinase-like — protein sequence MKPGSLLPFMVLLALQILKSWAVEDPSKENTKHGDCPFTPPVMCLVFEPPQCQSDWQCPKEQKCCREYCGIKCVDPVDPSKPVKVNPGKCPVVTEQCKGPNPRDFCLNDGHCLYGLKCCKGVCGNSCVEPVKDIFLPVQQD from the exons ATGAAACCTGGCAGCCTCCTCCCCTTCATGGTGCTCCTTGCCCTCCAAATCCTCAAATCCTGGGCTGTGGAAGATCCTAGCAAAG AAAACACCAAGCACGGAGACTGCCCCTTCACACCTCCTGTGATGTGCCTTGTGTTTGAACCCCCTCAGTGCCAGAGTGACTGGCAGTGTCCAAAGGAGCAGAAATGCTGTCGTGAATATTGTGGCATCAAATGTGTGGATCCTGTAGACCCATCAAAGCCTG TTAAGGTCAATCCTGGGAAGTGTCCAGTGGTCACTGAGCAGTGCAAGGGGCCCAACCCCAGGGACTTCTGCCTGAATGACGGCCACTGCCTTTATGGTCTCAAGTGCTGCAAGGGGGTATGTGGGAATTCCTGTGTTGAGCCAGTGAAAG